A part of Sandaracinaceae bacterium genomic DNA contains:
- a CDS encoding alpha/beta hydrolase: MSRAWRRTTWWAGGATLALLLAYNGVCLMHARAMTTFVDGGERTGQPEQLGIGAKLSATLFGVTVPRPINARSPADVGLVYETVTWSNGRGGTLEAWDIPAPSPRGAVLVFHGYAASKDQLLETARLLHEERWSVVMVDFEGSGGSSGDTVTIGHREALDVMATLEWARGRGIERPILYGFSMGAAAILRAVGELGAEPAAIVVEAPYDRLLSTVQHRFELMGLPAFPSAELLVFWGGVLHGYDGFDNEPVRWAAGVRAPTLVVAGSEDTRARPEEARAVAAAAGGRLLLLPGHGHVQSAKVAPALWRREVAAFIRSHG; encoded by the coding sequence ATGAGCCGAGCGTGGCGACGGACGACGTGGTGGGCGGGCGGCGCGACGCTGGCGCTCCTGCTGGCCTACAACGGGGTGTGCTTGATGCATGCACGCGCGATGACGACCTTCGTCGACGGAGGTGAGCGCACGGGGCAGCCGGAGCAGCTCGGGATCGGCGCCAAGCTGAGCGCGACGCTCTTCGGGGTGACGGTGCCGAGGCCCATCAACGCGCGGTCGCCAGCCGACGTGGGGCTCGTCTACGAGACCGTGACCTGGTCGAACGGGCGCGGCGGCACGCTGGAGGCGTGGGACATCCCGGCGCCGAGCCCGCGCGGCGCGGTGCTGGTGTTCCATGGGTACGCGGCCAGCAAGGACCAGCTGCTCGAGACGGCGAGGCTGCTGCACGAGGAGCGCTGGTCGGTCGTCATGGTCGACTTCGAGGGCTCGGGCGGCTCGAGCGGAGACACGGTCACGATCGGGCACCGCGAGGCGCTGGACGTGATGGCCACGCTCGAGTGGGCGCGTGGGCGCGGGATCGAGCGGCCGATCCTCTACGGCTTCTCCATGGGGGCGGCGGCCATCCTGCGCGCGGTGGGTGAGCTGGGCGCGGAGCCGGCCGCGATCGTGGTCGAGGCGCCCTACGACCGCCTGCTGTCCACCGTGCAGCACCGCTTCGAGTTGATGGGGCTGCCGGCGTTCCCGAGCGCGGAGCTGCTCGTGTTCTGGGGCGGCGTGCTGCACGGCTACGACGGGTTCGACAACGAGCCGGTTCGCTGGGCGGCGGGGGTGCGCGCGCCGACGCTCGTGGTGGCGGGGTCCGAGGACACGCGGGCGCGGCCCGAAGAGGCGCGCGCGGTGGCCGCGGCGGCGGGCGGGCGGCTGCTGCTCTTGCCCGGGCACGGGCACGTCCAGAGCGCGAAGGTGGCGCCCGCGCTCTGGCGGCGCGAGGTGGCCGCCTTCATCCGATCGCACGGTTGA